The genomic stretch CGGGGTGGCCAGTGAATAGAGTTGAATGCGGTCAGGATGTTCAATCGGCCACTTCTTGTCACTCATCGGGTCTCCTTCTCCGGACTAGGCCAGCTTCATTTCCTTCGCGAAGTGTTCCATGAGGCGCATGAGTTCGGCAAACTCATTCGTCCAGGCCCGGAACGACAGATAGACATGGTCCACCCCCAGGTCGGCGTAGCGCGGAATGTCCCGGATCAACTGATCCACGCTCGGCGCTCCGAGCGGCAGCATGCAAATCTGCAAATCGTCCGGGTCGCGACCCGCCTGAGAGGTCAATTCCCGCAGGGTTTCCAGGGGCTCTTGGATGTCATCCGGTCCCTTGCCCATGGCGATCCAGCCATCGCCGCGCCGCGCTATGCGACGCAGGGCGCCCTTGGTCATCCCCCCGACAAGAATGGGCGGATGCGGCTGCTGAACCGGTTTGGGAATAAATTTAATATCCGCGAACTGAAAATGCTTTCCGGCAAACGCTGGCGTTTCCTGCGTCCAGACCGCCTTGAAGATGTCCATGGTCTCGTTCGTGCGGGCTCCCCGCTCTGTGATCGATGTGCCCAGGGCGGTGAATTCCTGCTCCAGCCAGCCGGCCCCCACGCCGACAACCGTCCGCCCACCGGACAAGACGTCAATGGTGGCAAGCGCCTTGGCCGCGGCCAAGGGGTGCCGGTAGGGCAGAATCAGAACCGCGGTACCGAGTTTGACGGTTGTCGTCTTATACGCCAGGGCTGCCAGGACGGTGAGCGGAT from Gemmatimonadota bacterium encodes the following:
- a CDS encoding LLM class F420-dependent oxidoreductase; its protein translation is PLTVLAALAYKTTTVKLGTAVLILPYRHPLAAAKALATIDVLSGGRTVVGVGAGWLEQEFTALGTSITERGARTNETMDIFKAVWTQETPAFAGKHFQFADIKFIPKPVQQPHPPILVGGMTKGALRRIARRGDGWIAMGKGPDDIQEPLETLRELTSQAGRDPDDLQICMLPLGAPSVDQLIRDIPRYADLGVDHVYLSFRAWTNEFAELMRLMEHFAKEMKLA